Part of the Polaribacter sp. Hel1_33_78 genome is shown below.
ATATAATAAATGGAACCTATAATCATTCCAAAAAACCAACTCCAAACATAGAGCTCATAATTCTCTAAAAAATAATCCAAAACTAGAGAAACACTAAAGTAACTAAAAATACTCCCTCCAATTATTAAAAATAAAAATGGACCATTTACATATGCGTAAAAACTCTTAAAACGTCCGTTAAAAAGTAACTTAAAAGCTTTTAAATTTATCTTTCTAAAGGAATAAATTAATTCTTCATAAAAACCAAAAACAAAAGATACGGTTCCACCAGAAACTCCGGGAACTTTATTTGCAGCTCCCATTACCAAACCTTTAAAAAAAAGGCTTAATTTCTGCACAAAAGTTCTTTCTCGATGCATTTATTGTTTTTTAACTGCCAATTTTTCCATCAATAAAATTAACCCAAATCCAATAGTTGCTAAAATTATTGCCATTGTTAATTCCGCTTCTCCAACATAAGAAAAAGGCGAAACACTCTGTTGATTAAATGGCACTTCTACTCCATGAGAGTTTGTGCGCCAAGTTAACGTTTCTTTCCAAGGCCAAATTTTATTTAAAGAACCAATTATAAACCCTGTTAAAACTGCTAACGTATAATTTTTATAATGGGTAAATAGCCATTTCAAGACTTTAGAAAAAGCAAGCAACCCTATTATTGCTCCAAAACCTACAGCAGCAATTGTTTTGTAATCTCTATCATTTACAGCCGCTAGAACAGGTTTATATGCTCCTAAAAGAACTAAAATAAATGCTCCTGAAATACCAGGTAAAATCATTGCGCAAATTGCAATAGCACCCGCAATAAACATAAATAATATTGAAGAATTTTCTGAGACTAAAGGATTTAAAGTCGTTATATAATACGCTAAAAACGAACCTAAAATGAGTACCAGAATAGCTACAGAATTCCATTTTGTAATTTGTTTGGCAATATAAATAACACTAGCTAATACTAAACCAAAAAAGAAAGACCAAAGCAAAACCGGTTCATTTTCTAATAAGTACTTTATTGCTTTAGCTAAAGAAACAATACTTACAAATATGCCTATAAAAAGAGATAGTAAAAAATTACCATTAACTTCTTTCCAGGCTGCCTTAAACCCATCCTGTTTTAAGATTTTTAGTAAGTCAAAATTTACATTACTAATAGAACCTAAAAGCTCTTCATAAATGCCAGAAATAAATGCAATTGTACCTCCAGAAACACCAGGTACTACATCTGCTGCTCCCATAGCCATTCCTTTTAAGCCAATTACAAAATAATCTTTAAGATTTCTACTCATCGTATGTTCTGTTTTTTTTAAACGAAGATAGTAGAAATTTGAATAAAAATTGAAATCTCCTTTTTAAATTAGTTCGCTTCTAAACTTATTATCGGATAACTTAGCTACCTTCACTTTTTTAATGCAAAAACCATCATTTTATTCTAGCCCACATATATTAATTCATATTTTATGATTATTACAAAATTTCTAATAGCAGTAGTACCCTTTTCTGAAGACGAACTTAAAGATATAATACCTCATTTTGAAAAAGAAAGTGTCAAAAAAAATGAGCTTTTGAGCAAGGAAGGCCAAGTTTGTAATAAGCTCTATTTTATAGAAAAAGGTATGGGCAGAAGTTATTATATAAAAAAAGATGGAAAAGAAATTACACAATGGTTTTTTGGAGAAGGTCAATTTATGGCAAGTGCTGAAAGTTTTTTTAAACAAAGTCCGAGTTTTTATTATTTAGAAATTTTAGAAGATGCAACTCTTTATAGCATATCTTATGAAAAAATGGAAATACTCTTAGATAAATATCACAGAATGGAAAAATTTATCAGATTATTATCTACAGATATATTTATAAAAATTACGAATAAATTGAATGCTATTCAATTTCATACCGCCAAAGAACGCTATAATTATATGCTCTCTGAATTTCCAGATATTGCACATCGCATCTCTTTAGGTCATATTGCGTCATACCTTGGAATGACGCAAGAAACACTTAGTCGTATTAGAAGAAACGATTTTTAACTAAAATTAAGTTTCACTTTTTGATCTAAGTCAAATGATAATCATTGGAAACTAATATCTTTGCATTTTAAAAAATATTTGCAATGAACAAAAGTAATCGAAGATTAAGTATCTTCTTAATCGCTGCTATAGGAATTTCATCTTTTTCTTCGGCCCAACAATTAGAACCAATTTTAAAAGAGCTTATACAGAAAGGCTTAGAAAAAAGTCATGCTATTAATATCCATAATTTAGATAGTAAACAGGCAAAAGTTGATCAAAAATTAGCAAAAGTAGTTTTCCTTCCTAAAGTTACTTTTAATTCTAGCTTTACAAGATTAGATAATGATATTACGTTTGATGATGATACTCAAAATTTATTAATTGCTACCCAAAAACTGCTTATAAAAGAAGCTATTGGTATTCCGTTTAATGATGCTCTTCCAAACAACATTCCTTTATCCGAGATCCCTAACCTACAAAGCAAAAATATATTAAAATCTTCAGTAGATGTAGATTGGATTCTATTTAGTGGTTTTGAAGCTACTAATGCCTATAAAGCCAGCAAGCACAAAGAAGCTTCATTGAATTATGTTGTTATTGCAAAAAAAGATAAAATAGCTTTAAAAATAATAGAGACGTACGATAAATTGGCCCTCGTTTGCGCTTCAAAACGAGTATTAATCAGTTCGAAAAAATACTTAGATGAACAAGAATATTATGTGAAAAAAGCAATAAAAAACGGTTTAGCAATTCCTTTAAACCGAAAAAAAATTGAATTAGCTAAACAACAATTAGCAGCTAAACAATTAGAATACAATCATAATAAATCCTTATTAGTGGAAGTACTCTATCAACTTACTGGTGAAAATAGAAAAAGTTTATCCTTAGTAAATCCAACACTTCGATCATTTTCAACTGAATTTTCGAATCCTGAAAAACGAAATGAAATTAAAGCTTTAGAAGAAGCCGAAAAAGCGACAATCTTCAAGGCGAAAATGGAGAAAAGTAATTTTATTCCTAAAATTGCTTTAAAAGGGCATTATGAATTTATAGAAGAAGATTTATCACTATTAGATCCAAAATGGTATGTTGGGGTAGGCATCCAATGGAATGCTTTTGATGGCTTTAAATCAAAATTAAAAAGCATAAAAACTAAAATTGAAAGTAAAAAATATAGAGCTCAAATAGAAAATGCGAATGAGATGATTGCGCTTAGTATCATGAAAGCAGAATTATCTTATGAAGCTGCTCTTGAAAACACCAAAATAGTTAAAAAAGAAATTGAGCTAGCAAGTGACACTTATGAGATGATTAATAAACAATATAAAAATAATCTTACATCCATAAATGATGTTTTAGACGCTTTAAATGATTTAGAAAAAGCCAGTTTTAAATTACAAAATTCCTATTATAACGAAAGAAGAGCAATTACTAATTTATTGCATGCTAAGGGAATTCTTAAATACTAATACAACTTAAAGAAATAAAAAAATGAAATTAATTAGAAACCTATTTACTATCAGTCTTACAGTGCTAACGATAAGTGCATGCGGTAATGACGAAAAAATAAGTTACAACAGAGGAAAAGTAAAATTTGAAACGATTTCTATAAGTGGTAAACTAGCAGGGCGTGTGTCCAAAATATATATAAAAGAAGGAGAATCTGTAAAAAAGGGAGATACCCTGGCTTTATTAGATATTCCAGAAATAAATGCTAAAATGATGCAAGCAGAGGGTGCCGTAACTGCAGCGACAGGTTTGCTAAATATGGCTTCTAATGGCGCAACGCTAGAGCAAATGGATCAAATAAATGGAAAAATAGATGCTAGTAAAGCACAATTAAAATTTGCACAAAAATCTTACAATAGATTGCAAAAAATGTATGCCGATTCACTTATTAGTTTGCAACAATTTGATGAAGTAAAAATGAAACGTGAAATGGCTAAAGCACAAGTTTCTGCTTTAGAAGCAAAACGAAATGAGGTTCATAAAAGTGCAAGAACTGAGCAATTAGACCAAGCTAAAGGTCAACTAAAAAGAGCTATGGGAGCCAAACAAGAGGTGCTTACTGCAGCCAATGAAAAACTTATAATTGCACCAGCAGATATGTCTATTGAAACTATTAGTTTACAAGAAGGAGAATTACTAACACCGGGATACGTTTTATTTAATGGATATAAAAAAAACAGTGTCTTTTTTAGATTTACAGTGCCTGAATCGAAAGTATATGACTTCGAAGTTGGCAAATCACTCATACTTACAAACCCGTTTACTAAAGAAGAAGTTACTACAAAAATTGCGAGCATAAAGCAATTAGCACAATATGCAAACATTACAAGCACTGCGCCATTATACGAATTGTCTGAATCTATTTATGAACTAAAAGTAGTTCCAACTTCAGATATTTCTGAACAAAAATTTTATCTAAACGCTACTATTCTTATTAAATAATATAGGCATGAAAGATTTTTTAAAATTACTACGAATAGAGTTTAAGCGTATATTCTCTAATAGTGTTTTGCTTGCTATTTTTATTGGTGCTCCAATATTTTACGGAGTGCTATTTGGTTATGTCTATAAACAAGCAAA
Proteins encoded:
- a CDS encoding DUF368 domain-containing protein, whose protein sequence is MSRNLKDYFVIGLKGMAMGAADVVPGVSGGTIAFISGIYEELLGSISNVNFDLLKILKQDGFKAAWKEVNGNFLLSLFIGIFVSIVSLAKAIKYLLENEPVLLWSFFFGLVLASVIYIAKQITKWNSVAILVLILGSFLAYYITTLNPLVSENSSILFMFIAGAIAICAMILPGISGAFILVLLGAYKPVLAAVNDRDYKTIAAVGFGAIIGLLAFSKVLKWLFTHYKNYTLAVLTGFIIGSLNKIWPWKETLTWRTNSHGVEVPFNQQSVSPFSYVGEAELTMAIILATIGFGLILLMEKLAVKKQ
- a CDS encoding Crp/Fnr family transcriptional regulator — protein: MIITKFLIAVVPFSEDELKDIIPHFEKESVKKNELLSKEGQVCNKLYFIEKGMGRSYYIKKDGKEITQWFFGEGQFMASAESFFKQSPSFYYLEILEDATLYSISYEKMEILLDKYHRMEKFIRLLSTDIFIKITNKLNAIQFHTAKERYNYMLSEFPDIAHRISLGHIASYLGMTQETLSRIRRNDF
- a CDS encoding TolC family protein, with protein sequence MNKSNRRLSIFLIAAIGISSFSSAQQLEPILKELIQKGLEKSHAINIHNLDSKQAKVDQKLAKVVFLPKVTFNSSFTRLDNDITFDDDTQNLLIATQKLLIKEAIGIPFNDALPNNIPLSEIPNLQSKNILKSSVDVDWILFSGFEATNAYKASKHKEASLNYVVIAKKDKIALKIIETYDKLALVCASKRVLISSKKYLDEQEYYVKKAIKNGLAIPLNRKKIELAKQQLAAKQLEYNHNKSLLVEVLYQLTGENRKSLSLVNPTLRSFSTEFSNPEKRNEIKALEEAEKATIFKAKMEKSNFIPKIALKGHYEFIEEDLSLLDPKWYVGVGIQWNAFDGFKSKLKSIKTKIESKKYRAQIENANEMIALSIMKAELSYEAALENTKIVKKEIELASDTYEMINKQYKNNLTSINDVLDALNDLEKASFKLQNSYYNERRAITNLLHAKGILKY
- a CDS encoding HlyD family secretion protein, with translation MKLIRNLFTISLTVLTISACGNDEKISYNRGKVKFETISISGKLAGRVSKIYIKEGESVKKGDTLALLDIPEINAKMMQAEGAVTAATGLLNMASNGATLEQMDQINGKIDASKAQLKFAQKSYNRLQKMYADSLISLQQFDEVKMKREMAKAQVSALEAKRNEVHKSARTEQLDQAKGQLKRAMGAKQEVLTAANEKLIIAPADMSIETISLQEGELLTPGYVLFNGYKKNSVFFRFTVPESKVYDFEVGKSLILTNPFTKEEVTTKIASIKQLAQYANITSTAPLYELSESIYELKVVPTSDISEQKFYLNATILIK